The Hyperthermus butylicus DSM 5456 genome includes a region encoding these proteins:
- a CDS encoding carbohydrate ABC transporter permease, with the protein MTLAGTVRRLAARLIPRRARLEAEHTTIQDVETIPRRRLTLVIGLAVLLVTIPLITLYLLLILSSFADRMLSGPDIFEARYSLENWKLLFQGKLEPAAAQLYTPRDLLVIIANTFIVALGVTAVVIFTSVMAGYAFSRMRFWGRRRLMEFMILLHAFPGVALIIAVYAIYVWSLSGIPRDVLTAYRFTYTIFARAALEIPMSIWLMKGFFDKIPWEIEWSAMIDGASRFRVWWQIVLPLVKPGIAALAIFAFLAGWEDLIYVHVFLYTGGIKTLATFIEEVIGNIETAYLPIAAAAATLYLLPTIVFFVLTQKLLLEAMSGGVKG; encoded by the coding sequence ATGACGCTAGCAGGGACTGTTAGGAGGCTCGCTGCGAGGCTTATACCGCGCCGTGCCAGGCTGGAGGCTGAGCACACCACTATACAGGATGTCGAGACTATCCCCCGGAGAAGGCTCACCCTAGTCATAGGCCTAGCTGTTTTGCTCGTCACCATACCCCTCATCACGCTCTACCTGCTCCTCATACTCTCAAGCTTTGCGGACAGAATGCTCTCCGGCCCGGACATATTCGAGGCTAGATACAGCCTCGAGAACTGGAAACTGCTTTTCCAGGGTAAGCTGGAGCCAGCTGCTGCACAGCTCTACACGCCCCGCGACCTACTAGTAATCATTGCTAATACGTTCATAGTGGCGCTAGGCGTTACGGCCGTGGTGATATTCACCAGTGTCATGGCCGGCTATGCGTTCTCCCGGATGAGGTTTTGGGGCCGCCGCAGACTAATGGAGTTCATGATACTGCTACACGCCTTCCCCGGCGTAGCATTAATCATCGCAGTATACGCTATTTACGTGTGGAGCCTCTCCGGCATACCAAGGGATGTGCTTACCGCTTACCGGTTCACCTACACGATATTCGCTCGCGCCGCACTAGAGATACCCATGAGTATCTGGCTGATGAAGGGCTTCTTCGACAAGATACCCTGGGAGATCGAGTGGAGCGCAATGATAGATGGAGCCTCAAGGTTCAGAGTGTGGTGGCAGATAGTTCTCCCGCTCGTGAAGCCGGGCATAGCAGCGCTAGCGATATTTGCCTTCCTCGCCGGCTGGGAGGACCTAATCTACGTCCACGTATTCCTCTACACGGGCGGCATCAAGACCCTCGCAACCTTCATAGAGGAGGTTATAGGTAACATTGAGACAGCATACCTCCCCATAGCTGCTGCAGCTGCTACGCTCTACCTCCTCCCAACCATTGTCTTCTTCGTACTTACCCAGAAGCTCCTACTCGAAGCAATGAGCGGCGGGGTGAAAGGGTAA
- a CDS encoding ABC transporter ATP-binding protein, which produces MVEVRLEGVTKKFGRVVAVNNVTLTFPDGRFSAILGPSGSGKTTLLYLIAGIYKPTSGRIFFGDREVTNLPPKERNIGLVFQNYALYPHMTVYDNIAFPLRLKKLPEREIDQRVHEVAKLLRIEELLNRYPSQLSGGQQQRVALARALVKQPDVLLLDEPLSNLDALLRLTIRTELKKLQSKLGITAIHVTHDQAEALSIADTIVVIDTGRIQQVGSPEDVYHRPRNLFVAGFIGSPPANMLPGVIERSNGNVYVKVAGARFTPREEHVRVISEAGLDRVIIVFRPEHAKLRYEPANSGLTVPAEVYVVEPLGKENIVSLLVAENLVKIVAPPDVKPEPGEKLYITVPLERILLFDPDTQLNLEYLTAETHGEPD; this is translated from the coding sequence ATGGTGGAGGTGCGACTGGAGGGTGTAACCAAGAAGTTCGGGAGAGTGGTTGCAGTCAATAATGTGACGCTCACCTTTCCCGACGGGAGGTTCTCTGCTATACTCGGCCCAAGCGGCTCCGGCAAGACTACCCTACTATACCTCATCGCTGGCATATACAAGCCTACAAGCGGCAGGATATTCTTCGGAGACCGCGAGGTAACCAACCTCCCGCCAAAGGAGAGGAACATTGGGCTCGTGTTCCAGAACTACGCACTATACCCCCACATGACGGTGTACGATAATATCGCGTTCCCCCTGCGGCTGAAGAAGCTGCCAGAGCGGGAGATAGACCAGCGCGTCCACGAGGTTGCCAAGCTGCTACGGATAGAGGAGCTGCTGAACCGCTACCCGAGCCAGCTCAGCGGTGGACAGCAGCAGCGCGTCGCACTAGCAAGAGCCCTCGTCAAGCAGCCTGACGTGCTCCTGCTTGACGAGCCGCTGAGCAACCTGGACGCACTGCTCAGACTCACCATCCGTACCGAGCTGAAGAAGCTGCAGAGCAAGCTCGGGATAACAGCTATACATGTCACCCACGACCAGGCAGAAGCGCTAAGCATAGCCGACACGATAGTCGTCATCGATACCGGTAGAATCCAGCAGGTAGGGTCGCCAGAAGACGTCTACCATAGGCCGCGCAACCTCTTCGTAGCAGGATTCATAGGCTCACCCCCAGCAAACATGCTGCCAGGCGTTATTGAGAGAAGCAACGGCAACGTCTACGTGAAGGTCGCCGGAGCCAGGTTTACGCCGCGGGAAGAGCACGTCAGGGTTATCTCCGAGGCCGGGCTGGACCGCGTCATAATTGTGTTCCGGCCAGAGCACGCTAAGCTGCGCTACGAGCCAGCAAATTCGGGGTTAACAGTCCCGGCAGAGGTCTACGTGGTAGAGCCTCTCGGCAAGGAGAACATAGTATCGCTACTCGTAGCAGAGAACCTAGTCAAGATAGTAGCACCGCCCGACGTTAAGCCCGAGCCCGGCGAAAAGCTCTACATAACAGTACCCCTGGAGAGGATACTACTCTTCGACCCCGATACACAGCTAAACCTCGAATACCTCACCGCCGAGACACACGGTGAACCAGACTAA
- a CDS encoding Snf7 family protein, with amino-acid sequence MARVEDFAKVWSPQPKEPGIIEKIKNTINPPPPLRHKLAIALYKLRVQNNKLEYIIAKMKERDQALFEKVVQAQIEKDQTRAAMYAAEVAELRKMIKSLLTAKYAIERVTLRLETVMTMGDVLVGLAPVVGVIKDLRRYLTSLVPEIGIEMAEIGELLESVVTEAGEFTSFMSMPSYYSEEAKKIMEEAAAVAEQRMKAEFPELPTAFPTPSGQQDQK; translated from the coding sequence TTGGCTAGGGTAGAGGACTTCGCAAAAGTTTGGAGCCCACAGCCCAAGGAGCCAGGCATCATTGAGAAGATCAAGAACACGATCAACCCGCCGCCGCCGCTTAGGCACAAGCTAGCCATAGCACTATACAAGCTGCGTGTACAGAACAACAAGCTAGAGTACATAATCGCTAAGATGAAGGAGCGCGACCAGGCGCTATTCGAGAAGGTTGTACAGGCACAGATAGAGAAGGACCAGACAAGGGCAGCAATGTACGCTGCCGAGGTAGCGGAGCTCAGGAAGATGATTAAGAGCCTGCTAACAGCCAAGTACGCGATCGAGAGAGTAACACTAAGGCTAGAGACAGTAATGACCATGGGCGACGTACTGGTGGGCCTAGCACCAGTAGTAGGCGTGATCAAGGACCTACGCCGCTACCTAACCAGCCTAGTGCCAGAAATCGGCATCGAGATGGCCGAGATCGGCGAGCTGCTAGAGAGCGTGGTAACCGAGGCAGGCGAGTTCACAAGCTTCATGAGCATGCCATCATACTACAGCGAGGAAGCCAAGAAGATAATGGAGGAGGCTGCTGCAGTAGCAGAGCAGAGGATGAAGGCAGAGTTCCCAGAGCTACCCACTGCCTTCCCGACACCAAGCGGCCAGCAGGACCAGAAGTAA
- a CDS encoding M20 family metallopeptidase: MSSSGGSEELYVVRLLEKLISVPTVNPPGENYQEMATLLREELEALGLEVSIVRVPDDVVEKYYPWAQGYPRFIVVARLYSGAEEQPVLHFNGHYDVVPPGQGWSLDPFKPVVRDGKVYGRGASDMKGGIAAIIAAVRSLVEQGWRPRKGVLELSFTPDEETGGETGVGYMLEEGIALPDYAVVAEPSTTERIWIGSRGNLWLNVHIYGKQAHGSTPWSGLNAFEGMVEIAYRLIHEYKPLLEERKTDLPMDDPRAAKPTVTLGGEVQGGAKTNIVPGYYRFSIDRRIIPGENPDEVEKELREFIDRVSAPLRARGYRVEVEVTAKAPATWIPPDHNFVELVASTIRDMLGIEPLRTICVGGLDTRYFQLRGIPAVTYGPGALDAAHKPDEYVPIEELVRAKKVYMELAKRVLGA; the protein is encoded by the coding sequence ATGTCCTCTAGTGGTGGTAGCGAGGAGCTCTATGTTGTTAGGTTATTGGAGAAGTTGATCTCCGTGCCAACTGTCAATCCTCCTGGCGAGAACTACCAGGAGATGGCTACGCTGCTGAGAGAGGAGCTTGAGGCTCTAGGCCTGGAGGTTAGTATTGTGAGGGTTCCCGACGATGTTGTCGAGAAGTATTATCCCTGGGCTCAGGGCTATCCTCGCTTCATAGTCGTTGCCCGTCTCTACTCGGGTGCTGAAGAGCAGCCTGTGCTGCACTTCAACGGGCACTACGATGTTGTGCCGCCGGGGCAGGGGTGGAGCCTCGACCCGTTCAAGCCGGTGGTACGCGACGGGAAGGTCTACGGCCGTGGCGCGAGCGACATGAAGGGCGGCATAGCTGCCATCATTGCTGCTGTCCGGAGCCTTGTGGAGCAGGGCTGGAGGCCTCGGAAGGGTGTGCTAGAGCTGAGCTTTACGCCCGACGAGGAGACGGGTGGCGAGACCGGCGTAGGCTACATGCTCGAGGAGGGCATAGCGCTTCCAGACTATGCTGTGGTGGCTGAGCCCAGCACCACTGAGCGGATATGGATTGGTAGCAGGGGTAACCTCTGGCTAAACGTTCACATCTACGGTAAGCAAGCGCACGGCTCAACACCTTGGAGTGGGCTTAACGCGTTCGAGGGAATGGTCGAGATAGCCTATCGACTCATACACGAGTATAAACCGCTTCTCGAGGAGAGGAAGACAGACCTGCCAATGGATGATCCCAGAGCCGCCAAGCCAACTGTAACGCTTGGCGGCGAGGTGCAAGGCGGGGCGAAGACGAACATCGTGCCAGGCTACTACCGGTTTAGCATTGATCGCCGCATAATACCCGGCGAAAACCCCGACGAGGTGGAGAAAGAGCTGCGAGAATTCATAGACCGTGTCTCTGCGCCTTTGCGCGCCCGGGGCTACCGTGTCGAGGTAGAGGTTACCGCTAAGGCGCCCGCGACATGGATACCGCCTGACCACAACTTTGTGGAGCTCGTAGCCTCAACCATACGCGACATGCTAGGCATAGAACCCCTCCGCACCATCTGCGTAGGGGGCCTCGATACTAGGTACTTCCAGCTCCGCGGCATACCAGCTGTAACCTATGGCCCAGGTGCACTCGACGCTGCCCATAAGCCC